One genomic region from Equus asinus isolate D_3611 breed Donkey chromosome 10, EquAss-T2T_v2, whole genome shotgun sequence encodes:
- the BRD3OS gene encoding putative uncharacterized protein BRD3OS → MSGRVPLAEKALSEGHARLRYRDTSLLIWQQQQQKLESVPPGTYLSRSRSMWYSQYGNEAILVRDRNKLEVSRDTGQSKFCTIM, encoded by the coding sequence ATGAGTGGCCGCGTCCCGCTGGCAGAGAAAGCCCTGTCTGAAGGCCATGCCCGGCTCCGGTACAGGGACACCTCCCTGCTCatctggcagcagcagcagcagaagctggaATCCGTGCCACCCGGGACATACCTGAGCAGGAGCCGAAGCATGTGGTACTCACAGTATGGAAACGAGGCCATCTTAGTCCGGGACAGAAACAAGCTTGAGGTCTCCCGGGACACGGGCCAGTCCAAGTTTTGCACAATTATGTAA